A single Oryza brachyantha chromosome 8, ObraRS2, whole genome shotgun sequence DNA region contains:
- the LOC102718947 gene encoding junctophilin-1-like, whose translation MDGHGGGGGGGKLTRTPSSLLRSPTVRTPSFQAVALDDPEPDDKKAQAKRPRLALLRPAAHRLRPGPAHSFLLIVVALPLLALAVLLLRRDGHHLVLLAAAAGAALAAAAVVARLRGRVHRAPGGFPASVRWFIGEGDDDEQQQMKGKGKADGPAVREGVEFYSNGDCYEGEFHRGRCSGSGVYNFFGKGKYEGDWVDGKYDGYGVESWARGSRYRGQYRQGLRHGHGVYRFYSGDCYAGEWVGGQSHGLGAQTCSDGSSYAGEFKGGVKHGLGCYHFRNGDRYSGEYFADRIHGFGVYSFANGHCYEGSWHEGKKQGLGMYTFRNGDKRSGEWDSGALKNPLPLPDQAVQRAVLAAQRAADSAFHLPRVDEQVNRAVMAANRAATAARVAAIKAVQNRIDGKFCHTEA comes from the exons ATggacggccacggcggcggcggcggcggcggtaagCTGACAcggacgccgtcgtcgctgctcCGGTCGCCGACGGTGCGGACGCCGTCGTTCCAGGCGGTGGCGCTGGACGACCCGGAGCCCGACGACAAGAAGGCGCAGGCGAAGAGGCCCCGCCTGGCCCTTCTCCGCCCGGCGGCCCACCGCCTCCGGCCCGGTCCGGCCCACTCCTTTCTGCTCATCGTCGTCGCGCTCCCtctcctcgccctcgccgtgctcctcctccgccgcgacgGGCACCACCTCGTCctcctggccgccgccgcgggcgccgcgctcgccgcggcggccgtcgtcgcgcgccTGCGCGGCCGCGTCCACCGCGCCCCCGGGGGGTTCCCCGCCTCCGTCCGGTGGTTCatcggcgagggcgacgacgacgagcagcagcagatgaaggggaaggggaaggcggATGGCCCCGCGGTGCGGGAGGGCGTGGAGTTCTACAGCAACGGCGACTGCTACGAGGGGGAGTTCCACCGGGGGCggtgcagcggcagcggcgtctACAACTTCTTCGGGAAGGGCAAGTACGAGGGCGACTGGGTTGACGGCAAGTACGACGGCTACGGCGTCGAGAGCTGGGCGCGCGGCAGCCGCTACCGCGGCCAGTACAGGCAAGGCCTccgccacggccacggcgtCTACCGCTTCTACAGCGGCGACTGTTACGCCGGCGAGTGGGTCGGCGGCCAGAGCCATGGCCTCGGCGCGCAGACCTGCTCTGACGGCAGCTCCTACGCCGGCGAGTTCAAGGGTGGCGTCAAGCACGGCCTCGGCTGCTACCATTTCAG GAATGGTGATCGATACTCGGGGGAGTACTTCGCGGACAGGATCCACGGCTTCGGCGTGTACAGCTTCGCCAATGGCCATTGCTACGAGGGCTCCTGGCACGAGGGCAAGAAGCAGGGGCTAGGGATGTACACGTTTCGCAACGGCGACAAGCGGTCCGGGGAATGGGACTCTGGAGCTCTCAAGAATCCATTGCCCCTCCCCGATCAGGCCGTGCAGCGTGCCGTGCTG GCGGCGCAAAGAGCGGCAGATAGCGCCTTCCACCTCCCGAGGGTGGATGAGCAGGTGAACAGGGCCGTCATGGCCGCGAACAGGGCCGCCACGGCTGCCCGGGTCGCTGCAATCAAGGCAGTGCAGAACAGAATCGACGGCAAATTCTGCCACACGGAAGCGTGA